In one window of Tumebacillus algifaecis DNA:
- a CDS encoding M42 family metallopeptidase, producing MSVNLQYVVDFLVSLVNIPSPSGNTEKVIRFIEEECARLGIENKRNNKDGLVLTVPGKNNDVHRVLTAHVDTLGAMVKEIKGNGRIKLTLIGGFAYNAIEGEYCQIETADGKLYTGTIQSTHASVHVYKDTSTHERNQSTMEIRLDAVVKNADDVRELGIEVGDFISFAPRCEVTETGFIKTRHLDDKASVACMFGALKTVLDSGEQLPYTTHFLISNNEEIGYGANSNIPPETVEFLAIDMGAIGEGQTTDEFCVSICAKDSSGPYHYGMRKHLVELAKANGLNYAVDIYPYYGSDASAAMKAGVDVKHGLIGPGIDASHSMERTHKTSLENSVKLIVAYLQSDLV from the coding sequence ATGAGCGTGAATTTGCAATATGTGGTGGATTTCTTGGTGAGCTTGGTCAACATCCCGAGCCCCTCCGGAAATACGGAGAAAGTCATTCGTTTCATCGAAGAGGAATGCGCGCGACTTGGCATTGAGAACAAGCGCAACAACAAGGATGGTCTGGTCCTGACTGTGCCTGGGAAAAACAACGATGTGCACCGCGTACTGACCGCACATGTTGATACGCTCGGAGCGATGGTCAAAGAGATCAAAGGCAACGGTCGTATCAAACTGACCTTGATCGGCGGCTTCGCGTACAACGCGATCGAAGGTGAATACTGCCAGATCGAAACGGCAGATGGCAAGTTGTATACGGGTACGATCCAATCGACCCATGCTTCTGTGCACGTTTACAAAGACACCAGCACGCATGAGCGCAACCAAAGCACGATGGAAATTCGCCTGGACGCCGTGGTGAAAAACGCGGACGACGTGCGCGAGTTAGGCATTGAAGTCGGTGATTTTATCTCTTTTGCTCCGCGTTGCGAAGTGACGGAAACCGGGTTCATCAAAACGCGTCATCTCGATGACAAAGCGTCGGTCGCCTGCATGTTTGGCGCGCTGAAAACGGTGTTGGACAGCGGTGAGCAACTGCCGTACACCACCCACTTCCTGATCTCTAACAACGAAGAGATCGGCTACGGGGCGAACTCCAACATTCCGCCGGAAACGGTCGAATTCCTCGCGATCGACATGGGTGCCATCGGTGAAGGCCAAACGACCGATGAGTTCTGTGTCTCGATCTGTGCCAAAGACTCGTCCGGCCCATACCACTATGGAATGCGCAAGCACCTCGTCGAACTGGCCAAAGCGAACGGTCTGAACTATGCGGTCGACATCTATCCGTACTACGGCTCTGACGCATCGGCTGCGATGAAAGCAGGCGTCGATGTGAAACACGGTCTGATCGGACCTGGGATCGATGCGTCGCACTCGATGGAGCGCACGCACAAGACGTCTTTGGAAAACTCGGTCAAGCTGATCGTGGCCTATCTGCAAAGCGATCTGGTGTAA
- a CDS encoding DUF4829 domain-containing protein has translation MIQCQDVKEAIWSADLTPEMIEHVLTCSECEQEQKLVQGIGITLDLEDIPMPSRSLLPARAEIVKAVNAHRWRRLSRYVTAGLAAACVLLVFTQVPGFLSSKGDDALRNQTASTSGEQAKNPDQAIASERLDDLGNRNDLTAINEQKKELASTSSTIDPQIVNLLGTYGWTPTGDSFQMQTVTLPDSFIDQPGAYPLGLYWAKHNLYAKDIGLDVSRHQGETVVAYTVPLKEMWDDGLKMNTTAVVLEKDGNPIGAWLQKGTGMAASLKKRDFTDLAKASWGDWLVQNGQVNYKQGPDAQMVGWTPEQVILKYYEAIQSSDYATAYALYSKGYQSTFWHMNNGEKLYAQSWDKGGNNPQNISFVQVIDLQETEVSNKSLPAESYKGSRLNRQLAGELQFQVTVSVQYKTQLGQQDGINAFFIGMVKETSQAPWKIEWIDGSPR, from the coding sequence ATGATTCAATGCCAAGACGTTAAAGAAGCCATATGGAGTGCCGACCTCACGCCGGAAATGATCGAGCATGTGCTGACCTGCTCCGAATGTGAGCAGGAGCAGAAGCTGGTGCAAGGAATCGGCATCACGCTTGATCTGGAAGACATCCCAATGCCAAGCCGCTCGCTGCTCCCAGCCCGAGCGGAGATCGTCAAGGCGGTCAACGCGCACAGGTGGCGCCGCCTGTCGCGCTACGTCACAGCGGGCCTCGCAGCTGCTTGCGTCCTCCTTGTCTTCACACAAGTGCCCGGATTTCTCAGTAGCAAAGGGGACGATGCGTTACGCAATCAAACAGCTTCCACAAGTGGCGAGCAGGCCAAAAATCCGGATCAGGCCATCGCGAGCGAACGTCTGGACGACTTGGGCAATCGGAATGATTTGACCGCTATTAATGAACAGAAGAAAGAGCTAGCAAGCACGTCTTCTACAATCGATCCGCAGATCGTCAACCTGCTGGGCACCTATGGATGGACGCCGACTGGCGACTCGTTCCAGATGCAAACGGTGACGTTGCCGGACAGTTTTATCGACCAACCAGGCGCTTATCCGCTCGGTCTATACTGGGCGAAACATAATCTGTATGCCAAAGACATCGGCCTTGATGTATCTCGTCATCAGGGGGAGACGGTCGTCGCGTACACGGTCCCGCTCAAAGAGATGTGGGATGACGGCTTGAAGATGAACACCACCGCTGTCGTGCTCGAAAAGGACGGCAACCCTATTGGCGCTTGGCTTCAAAAAGGAACGGGTATGGCCGCTTCCTTGAAAAAGCGCGATTTCACCGACCTTGCCAAAGCATCGTGGGGTGATTGGCTCGTCCAAAATGGACAGGTCAATTACAAGCAAGGACCGGATGCGCAAATGGTCGGATGGACGCCGGAACAGGTGATCCTGAAATATTACGAAGCGATTCAATCGAGCGACTACGCGACCGCCTACGCGTTGTACTCCAAAGGGTATCAAAGCACCTTCTGGCACATGAATAACGGCGAGAAACTGTATGCTCAGAGCTGGGATAAAGGCGGCAATAACCCGCAAAATATCTCGTTTGTGCAAGTGATCGATTTGCAGGAGACCGAAGTGTCGAACAAAAGCCTCCCTGCTGAGTCTTATAAAGGCTCTCGTCTCAATCGCCAATTGGCCGGGGAGTTGCAATTCCAAGTCACAGTAAGCGTGCAGTACAAAACGCAGCTCGGTCAACAGGACGGCATCAACGCGTTTTTCATCGGCATGGTCAAAGAAACGTCGCAGGCACCTTGGAAGATCGAGTGGATCGATGGCAGCCCACGATAG
- a CDS encoding RNA polymerase sigma factor, with amino-acid sequence MEQQIQRALQDASAMTDFLKELEPFVYRVCYHLTGHQHDAEDLAQDSLMKVCRNLHTYRGDCAIQSWVYRIILNTQRDAVRKKKNVTMVELSETASTSEGFENQVNMKMLIQKLLGELTGVDRQIFILRFVQDLPLKEVASLLEMKEATVKTRLFRLRDRLRGHL; translated from the coding sequence GTGGAGCAGCAGATTCAACGCGCCTTGCAGGATGCGAGCGCGATGACCGATTTTTTGAAGGAACTGGAGCCTTTTGTTTACCGTGTTTGTTATCACTTGACCGGACATCAGCACGATGCGGAAGATCTGGCTCAAGATTCGCTTATGAAGGTATGTCGGAATCTCCACACCTACCGGGGCGACTGTGCGATACAGAGTTGGGTGTATCGAATCATCCTCAACACGCAGCGTGACGCGGTGCGGAAGAAGAAGAACGTCACGATGGTTGAGCTGTCCGAGACTGCTTCGACCAGTGAAGGATTCGAAAATCAAGTGAACATGAAGATGTTGATTCAAAAATTGCTCGGGGAACTGACCGGGGTGGATCGGCAGATTTTTATTTTACGGTTCGTTCAGGATCTGCCGCTGAAAGAAGTGGCCTCATTGCTTGAAATGAAGGAAGCGACTGTCAAAACCAGGCTGTTCCGCCTGCGTGATCGGTTGCGAGGACATTTGTAA
- a CDS encoding leucyl aminopeptidase, translated as MNLHVHKHTDLKTIAADSLVVFYAETSVLPTELTALDEVLGGELQGLFADGEATGKANSVTHVRTNGRIAAKHLYLVGVGKADKVNAEVVRKAAGTVSRSVRGESVAVSALTCAYAGAITEGLLMGRYVYHNHKSEPEADKRYTTLHVYAETDVSAAVEAAHFDAEAVNLARDLTNTPANLLDPVIFADKAVELGTEVGLEVEVLDEEKLQELGLNLLWSVGKGSEIPPRLVVLRYNGAPDSKEVLGIVGKGVTFDTGGYIIKPETGMGDMKTDMGGAACVLGAMRSIAQRKLNVNAIGILTLAENMISGSAFKPGDVAVAFNGKTVEMIDTDCEGRLVMADGIAYVKHLGATKIVDTATLTGAVVVVLGSEAASLYGNDDQWVEEVKQAGAEVGERLFPLPNYPEYQKLIESSIADYINYSYRNAASIAGGVFLAAFADDVPFVHIDMANVSRAKKTSGYTIEEATGFSTRSLIKVAERLAK; from the coding sequence GTGAATCTTCATGTACATAAACATACGGATCTGAAAACCATTGCAGCCGACTCGCTGGTCGTATTCTATGCAGAAACATCGGTACTACCGACCGAGCTTACAGCACTTGATGAAGTGCTGGGCGGTGAATTGCAGGGGCTCTTTGCAGATGGGGAAGCTACAGGCAAAGCCAACTCGGTGACCCATGTGCGCACCAATGGCCGCATCGCGGCGAAGCACCTCTATCTCGTTGGCGTAGGCAAAGCAGACAAAGTCAACGCTGAAGTTGTTCGTAAGGCAGCTGGTACGGTCTCTCGCAGCGTTCGTGGTGAGAGTGTGGCAGTGTCGGCGCTTACCTGTGCGTATGCGGGAGCGATCACCGAAGGCTTGCTGATGGGGCGCTACGTGTACCACAATCACAAGTCGGAGCCGGAGGCAGATAAGCGCTACACGACGCTTCATGTCTACGCTGAAACTGATGTCAGCGCTGCGGTGGAAGCGGCGCATTTTGATGCCGAAGCGGTCAACCTCGCACGCGATCTGACCAACACGCCGGCCAACCTGCTCGACCCTGTGATCTTCGCTGACAAAGCGGTAGAACTGGGCACCGAAGTCGGTCTGGAAGTCGAAGTGCTGGATGAAGAAAAGTTGCAGGAATTGGGCTTGAACTTGCTGTGGTCGGTCGGTAAAGGCTCCGAGATTCCGCCGCGCCTCGTCGTATTGCGCTACAACGGCGCACCCGATTCGAAAGAAGTGTTGGGGATCGTCGGCAAAGGCGTCACCTTTGACACAGGCGGCTACATCATCAAGCCGGAAACTGGCATGGGTGACATGAAGACCGACATGGGCGGCGCGGCTTGCGTGCTTGGTGCGATGCGTTCGATCGCCCAGCGCAAACTGAACGTCAACGCGATCGGCATCCTGACGCTAGCGGAGAACATGATCTCCGGCAGTGCGTTCAAGCCTGGCGATGTGGCAGTAGCGTTTAACGGCAAGACGGTGGAGATGATCGACACCGACTGCGAAGGCCGTCTGGTGATGGCTGACGGCATCGCCTATGTGAAGCACCTGGGCGCGACGAAGATCGTGGATACGGCCACTCTGACTGGCGCGGTCGTGGTCGTGCTGGGCTCCGAAGCAGCTTCCTTGTATGGCAATGACGATCAATGGGTAGAAGAAGTGAAGCAAGCAGGTGCCGAAGTGGGTGAGCGCCTCTTCCCGTTGCCGAACTACCCGGAGTACCAGAAGCTGATCGAAAGCTCGATCGCCGACTATATCAACTATTCGTATCGCAACGCTGCGTCGATCGCAGGCGGCGTGTTTCTGGCAGCGTTTGCCGATGACGTGCCGTTCGTGCACATCGACATGGCGAACGTCTCCAGAGCTAAGAAGACTAGCGGGTACACGATCGAAGAGGCGACCGGGTTCTCGACTCGCTCGCTGATCAAAGTGGCTGAGCGTCTGGCAAAGTAA
- a CDS encoding AtpZ/AtpI family protein produces MNKQVKPDEREEQQPEQSKYVVEKNEAWRAFGLVSAIGIDLAICTVGGTLLGQWLDGLLGTSPWMLLLGILLGLTAGIYGITKLIAVFNSDAKK; encoded by the coding sequence GTGAACAAGCAGGTGAAGCCGGATGAACGAGAAGAACAACAGCCAGAACAAAGCAAATATGTCGTGGAAAAAAATGAAGCATGGCGCGCATTTGGACTGGTATCGGCCATCGGGATCGATCTGGCCATCTGCACGGTGGGCGGCACGTTGCTCGGACAGTGGCTAGACGGACTGCTTGGCACCTCGCCGTGGATGCTTTTGCTCGGCATTTTGCTCGGTCTTACTGCCGGCATCTACGGGATCACCAAGCTGATCGCCGTCTTCAACTCGGATGCAAAGAAGTGA
- a CDS encoding LCP family protein, translated as MKKKWLRFISVLLMAVLLVAGYYVYSMFSFLDAVNSNNTFSTGDNLLNTATWEGKEQVNILFLGVDSRGEGEQPRSDTILLLSVNPVTKKASLFSIMRDTYVNIEGVGQAKINAAFAYGGPELLISTVQDFLDLPIHYYVATDFQGFAKIIDAIGGVDVNVQEKMVHADDGVYDILLNAGEQHLTGQQALMYVRYRGTARADFDRTERQREMVKIVGQKIASPSMALKLPKILKEVTPYTSSNVAAGDLYKLIALGLKVDASGMVTEQLPPVEFLTEQLNVSGEQILWPDIEGTRQFVHEKIGDTQTATTIEPGTDKNHQEVPQNGPTGNSNQGTQQPPPAQTTSTGPSAKVSGEYVNLRQKPGTEHEIIGQVYAGELLSVEEQQGDWYYVRTKDGMYGYVSAALVQMVN; from the coding sequence GTGAAGAAAAAATGGCTTCGGTTCATCAGCGTGTTGCTGATGGCAGTCTTGTTGGTTGCCGGGTATTACGTCTACTCGATGTTTTCATTCTTAGATGCGGTCAATTCAAACAATACGTTCTCCACAGGAGACAATCTGCTGAATACCGCGACATGGGAGGGCAAGGAACAAGTAAACATCCTCTTCCTGGGTGTCGATTCCCGCGGGGAAGGAGAGCAACCCCGCTCCGACACGATCTTGTTGTTAAGCGTCAATCCGGTCACCAAAAAAGCATCGCTGTTCTCGATCATGCGGGACACGTATGTCAACATCGAAGGTGTTGGGCAAGCGAAGATCAACGCAGCGTTTGCCTATGGTGGGCCAGAATTGCTGATCTCGACGGTGCAAGACTTTTTAGACTTGCCGATTCATTATTATGTTGCGACCGACTTTCAAGGTTTTGCGAAAATCATCGACGCGATCGGCGGCGTGGATGTGAACGTCCAAGAGAAAATGGTGCATGCCGATGATGGCGTGTATGATATTTTGCTCAACGCGGGCGAGCAGCATCTCACAGGTCAACAGGCCTTGATGTATGTGCGATACCGCGGCACGGCACGCGCCGATTTTGACCGCACGGAACGCCAGCGAGAAATGGTAAAAATCGTTGGGCAAAAGATTGCTTCGCCGAGCATGGCGCTCAAGTTGCCCAAGATTTTAAAAGAAGTGACGCCGTATACGTCGAGCAACGTGGCGGCGGGCGATCTGTACAAACTGATCGCGCTTGGCTTGAAAGTGGATGCGTCCGGCATGGTGACCGAGCAGTTGCCACCCGTTGAATTTTTGACCGAACAGTTGAACGTAAGCGGCGAGCAGATCCTCTGGCCCGACATCGAAGGGACGCGCCAGTTCGTCCATGAGAAGATCGGGGATACACAGACCGCAACGACGATTGAGCCGGGCACCGATAAAAACCATCAGGAAGTACCACAGAATGGCCCAACTGGCAACAGCAATCAGGGCACTCAACAGCCACCGCCCGCACAGACGACATCCACAGGGCCGTCAGCAAAGGTCTCTGGCGAATATGTCAACCTGCGTCAGAAGCCGGGGACGGAGCATGAGATAATCGGGCAGGTCTACGCCGGTGAGCTGTTGTCGGTCGAAGAACAGCAAGGCGATTGGTACTACGTCCGCACCAAAGATGGCATGTACGGCTATGTGAGCGCAGCGCTTGTTCAAATGGTGAATTGA
- a CDS encoding histidine triad nucleotide-binding protein, with translation MSDCIFCKIVAGEIPSKKIYEDDHVLAFHDINPIAPVHALVIPKKHIQSVLHVGLEDGETVHKIHLAIQEVAKILGVAESGFRVITNTGEHGQQTVFHIHYHVIGGRQLNWDM, from the coding sequence ATGTCGGACTGCATCTTCTGCAAAATTGTTGCAGGTGAAATCCCTTCCAAAAAAATCTACGAAGACGACCACGTGCTCGCCTTCCATGACATCAATCCGATCGCGCCCGTTCACGCGCTGGTCATCCCGAAAAAGCACATCCAAAGCGTGTTGCATGTAGGACTTGAGGATGGCGAGACCGTACATAAGATCCACTTGGCGATTCAAGAAGTCGCGAAGATCCTTGGCGTCGCGGAAAGCGGCTTTCGCGTGATCACCAACACCGGGGAACACGGCCAGCAGACCGTCTTCCATATTCACTACCATGTGATCGGTGGACGCCAACTGAACTGGGATATGTAA
- a CDS encoding oligosaccharide flippase family protein, protein MTSYMRVLWALFYKFLGAGLVLITAIMTARFLGPEGRGFLTTITNNLAIYSPFVGAYSEYIPYGINKRKQSPAKVFSTTLFFCFLLVSVIFLVALLVTPWFWETFWQGKPTEAMAWWIAGLAAPFALLHVYVTRLVLGLNELQWLNRLNTLQSMLIIPLIIAACTLPTEYGDKVCFTFIAWLASYVLTSLISAVVAVKKGKVSLWPKADRSLLKEVFRYGNQLAGSRLLTQINYRIDFYLVLFLIGVETAGIYSVAITVADMLLFVSSSLLQVVLTRVSSLEEKDSSLLTARTFRHTGVILLASLIIFYLLMPTVIRLAFGEKFEPSLVPFYILLPGVAMLGLANVLTSFFTNQLGQPKILIRLEAVSVVSNVVLTLFFYGLLHFGAAGMALAKSTGYLIIFSIAVFYFCKATEYSPRKLFVLQPDEIGQYKNLLGKLTSKLRKKDQR, encoded by the coding sequence ATGACGTCATACATGCGGGTCCTGTGGGCCTTGTTTTACAAGTTTTTAGGGGCGGGGCTGGTGCTGATCACCGCGATCATGACGGCGCGTTTTTTGGGGCCGGAGGGACGGGGGTTTTTGACCACGATCACCAACAACCTAGCCATTTACTCGCCATTTGTCGGAGCGTACTCCGAATACATACCGTATGGGATCAACAAGCGGAAGCAGTCGCCTGCAAAAGTGTTTTCCACAACGCTGTTCTTTTGCTTCCTGCTGGTCTCGGTGATCTTTCTCGTGGCGCTCTTGGTGACGCCGTGGTTTTGGGAAACGTTCTGGCAGGGCAAGCCGACCGAAGCGATGGCTTGGTGGATCGCAGGACTGGCCGCACCGTTTGCATTGCTTCACGTCTATGTGACGCGTCTCGTCTTGGGACTCAATGAACTGCAATGGCTGAATCGGCTGAACACGCTGCAGTCGATGTTGATCATTCCGCTGATTATCGCCGCCTGCACACTGCCGACCGAGTATGGGGACAAGGTCTGCTTTACCTTTATCGCGTGGCTGGCCTCCTATGTGCTCACCTCGCTGATTTCCGCCGTGGTCGCGGTGAAAAAAGGGAAGGTCAGCCTGTGGCCCAAAGCGGATCGCTCGTTGCTCAAGGAAGTGTTTCGGTATGGCAACCAGTTGGCAGGCAGTCGGCTGTTGACGCAGATCAACTATCGGATCGACTTTTACCTCGTTCTCTTCCTGATCGGGGTCGAGACGGCGGGGATCTACTCGGTGGCCATCACAGTCGCTGACATGTTGCTCTTTGTCTCCTCGTCCTTGCTGCAAGTGGTGCTGACTCGCGTGTCCTCGCTGGAGGAAAAAGATTCTTCGCTGCTGACGGCGCGCACGTTTCGGCATACGGGCGTGATTCTGCTCGCCTCGCTGATCATTTTCTATCTGCTGATGCCGACGGTGATTCGCCTCGCTTTTGGTGAAAAGTTTGAGCCGTCGCTCGTTCCGTTTTATATCTTGCTGCCGGGCGTGGCGATGCTGGGGCTGGCAAACGTGCTGACCTCTTTCTTTACCAATCAGTTAGGGCAGCCGAAAATACTGATCCGGCTGGAAGCGGTGTCTGTCGTCTCGAACGTCGTGCTCACACTGTTCTTCTACGGTCTGCTGCACTTTGGCGCGGCCGGAATGGCGCTTGCCAAATCGACAGGGTACCTGATCATCTTTTCGATTGCCGTCTTCTATTTCTGCAAAGCGACCGAATATTCGCCCCGCAAGCTGTTCGTGTTACAGCCAGATGAAATCGGGCAGTACAAAAATCTGCTTGGCAAACTAACCAGCAAACTGCGCAAAAAAGACCAGCGATAG
- a CDS encoding YtrH family sporulation protein — protein MGFLSTVILDFFVALGIVLGGSIFGAMGAFLTHRPPMTEMVDMADKLKIWALVAALGGTMDALKVLETGVLGGQFGAPIKQLCYIVAAFLGCNVGYFLIKWMVGEIK, from the coding sequence GTGGGATTTTTGAGTACGGTCATCCTCGACTTCTTCGTAGCGCTCGGAATCGTGCTCGGCGGCTCGATCTTCGGGGCGATGGGGGCGTTTCTCACACATCGCCCGCCGATGACAGAAATGGTGGACATGGCGGATAAATTGAAAATCTGGGCGCTGGTCGCCGCGCTCGGGGGCACGATGGATGCGCTGAAAGTGCTGGAGACGGGCGTGCTCGGCGGGCAGTTCGGCGCACCGATCAAGCAGCTTTGCTATATTGTAGCGGCCTTTCTCGGCTGCAACGTCGGCTACTTTTTGATCAAATGGATGGTCGGTGAGATCAAATGA
- a CDS encoding Gmad2 immunoglobulin-like domain-containing protein, which translates to MGKLTNKKAWPIWLGAVVVVGAVAYLSNTYFSKQDEPIGKPVTEQPGEQHQEPKPAQEPAQQPAPPTTPTPEPGTSQTPVPATDAISFAAYSGSGSMNIRDRGYVNDAFQLKSIDWSDASRTLYVFLDMRAFEGVAYFRVKDETGMLLEPESVLQAGEGAPAWSPVQAEIPLVSEYKGKVLLVEFYTKSASDGSRTNPLLLKIKPE; encoded by the coding sequence ATGGGGAAGTTGACCAACAAGAAGGCGTGGCCGATCTGGCTCGGAGCTGTTGTGGTCGTGGGAGCTGTCGCATACCTGAGCAACACCTATTTTTCCAAACAGGATGAGCCGATTGGGAAGCCTGTCACCGAACAGCCAGGTGAGCAACATCAGGAGCCTAAGCCCGCCCAGGAGCCAGCGCAGCAACCGGCGCCACCAACAACTCCTACCCCGGAGCCGGGCACATCGCAAACGCCCGTCCCGGCGACCGATGCGATTTCGTTCGCCGCCTACAGCGGAAGTGGCTCGATGAACATTCGCGACCGCGGCTACGTAAACGACGCGTTTCAACTGAAAAGCATCGACTGGTCGGACGCCAGCCGCACTCTCTACGTATTCTTAGATATGCGCGCTTTTGAAGGCGTTGCCTATTTCCGCGTCAAAGACGAGACCGGAATGCTACTCGAACCGGAAAGCGTACTGCAAGCAGGGGAAGGTGCTCCCGCTTGGAGCCCGGTGCAGGCCGAAATCCCGCTCGTTTCCGAATACAAAGGAAAAGTGTTGCTCGTCGAGTTCTACACGAAAAGCGCAAGCGACGGCTCGCGCACCAATCCCCTGTTGCTGAAGATCAAACCGGAATAG
- a CDS encoding DUF1811 family protein: MAKLYREMSNEELDVEMKRLQDEGNRALAEQRYEELDVLERKYYLALSYTMDKAQIKIGKTYTIIDSQDRFEVTRMDGVMAWGYLNGVRLEEAYPMAMLVDPEQGANQ, from the coding sequence ATGGCAAAATTGTACCGCGAGATGAGCAATGAGGAATTGGACGTGGAGATGAAACGGCTACAAGACGAAGGGAATCGTGCGCTTGCCGAACAGCGTTACGAGGAACTGGACGTATTGGAGCGTAAATATTATCTCGCGCTTTCCTATACCATGGACAAAGCGCAGATCAAAATTGGCAAAACCTACACGATTATCGATTCGCAAGACCGTTTCGAAGTGACGCGAATGGATGGCGTGATGGCCTGGGGCTATCTCAACGGTGTGCGGTTGGAAGAAGCCTATCCGATGGCGATGCTGGTCGATCCGGAGCAAGGAGCAAATCAGTGA
- a CDS encoding YqkE family protein, which translates to MSRKHRHRENKVKKMHTIIGGYEKVLEDLGTIEQVRSVITGVISPHKSEQEEMTFQYFTDSGLKLLAKTTEAIQEIFIVCEDGDKQRVLDELRTRGHLKEKVKKMKKGKSKGSNKQQNAQQRDPLDNYRVGKNDMPKEKGTTLKDLLNPEMLKQLQEKSSEMKAQERAQEDQRRQAEVTRREKEQKELDNNFEYLLNNSKQDWKQYK; encoded by the coding sequence GTGAGCCGCAAGCACCGTCACCGCGAAAACAAGGTGAAAAAGATGCACACGATCATCGGCGGCTACGAGAAGGTGTTGGAGGATCTCGGCACGATCGAGCAGGTGCGCTCGGTGATCACAGGAGTCATCTCCCCGCATAAATCGGAGCAGGAGGAGATGACGTTTCAGTATTTTACAGACAGCGGGCTGAAACTTTTGGCCAAGACGACAGAGGCGATTCAGGAGATTTTCATCGTCTGCGAAGACGGAGATAAACAGCGGGTGCTCGACGAACTCCGCACCCGCGGGCATCTAAAGGAGAAGGTGAAAAAGATGAAAAAAGGCAAAAGCAAAGGGAGCAATAAACAGCAAAACGCACAACAGCGCGACCCGCTCGACAACTACCGCGTCGGCAAAAACGACATGCCCAAAGAGAAAGGCACCACCCTCAAAGACCTGCTCAACCCAGAGATGCTAAAACAACTGCAAGAAAAGTCCTCCGAGATGAAAGCACAAGAGCGCGCCCAAGAAGACCAACGCCGCCAAGCCGAAGTCACTCGCCGCGAAAAAGAGCAGAAGGAATTGGATAACAACTTCGAATACCTGCTCAACAACTCCAAACAAGACTGGAAGCAGTATAAATAG
- a CDS encoding flavin reductase family protein: protein MQLDPATLSWDAAYKYLNGAILPRPIAFVSTVDAEGNLNLAPFSFFTAVAANPMTICFSVMRRGTDGEKKDTLRNIEATKEFVVNVVSESFANQMNVTAGEFPQNVSEFEESGLTPVASTVVKAPRVKESLVNFECKLTEIVHIGDDKGAGSLVIGQVVQVHVDDEVHFDGKIDTKKLQPIGRLAGADYVRCTDTFEMMRKK, encoded by the coding sequence ATGCAACTTGATCCGGCAACACTCTCTTGGGACGCTGCTTATAAATATCTGAACGGCGCGATTCTGCCGCGACCGATCGCCTTTGTTTCGACGGTTGATGCGGAGGGCAATCTCAACCTCGCACCGTTTTCTTTCTTCACCGCAGTTGCGGCCAATCCGATGACGATCTGTTTTTCGGTGATGCGACGCGGGACGGACGGTGAGAAAAAAGACACCTTGCGGAACATCGAAGCGACGAAAGAGTTCGTCGTCAACGTCGTGTCCGAATCGTTCGCCAACCAGATGAACGTGACGGCAGGCGAGTTCCCGCAAAATGTCTCCGAGTTCGAAGAATCGGGTTTGACGCCTGTGGCGAGTACGGTGGTGAAAGCGCCGCGCGTCAAGGAATCGCTTGTCAACTTCGAGTGCAAGTTGACAGAGATCGTCCACATCGGGGACGACAAAGGGGCTGGGTCGCTGGTCATCGGTCAGGTTGTTCAGGTGCACGTCGATGATGAGGTGCATTTTGATGGCAAGATCGATACGAAAAAGCTTCAGCCGATCGGCCGTCTCGCAGGGGCTGATTACGTGCGTTGCACGGATACGTTTGAAATGATGCGAAAAAAATAG